A single region of the Pseudomonas mandelii genome encodes:
- a CDS encoding methyl-accepting chemotaxis protein — translation MEQQYRQVDQVATASHEMSATAQDVARSAAQAAQAAKDADQATRRGLTVIDQTTTSIGNLAADMSAAMVQVEGLAANSEKIGSVLEVIRAIAEQTNLLALNAAIEAARAGEAGRGFAVVADEVRNLARRTQESVEETRVVIEQLQCGTQDVVGSMNNSHRQAQGSVEQVGQAVTALRQIGEAVTVISDMNLQIASAAEEQSAVAEEINSNVATIRDVTESLSGQANESARVSQSLNSLANQQQSLMDQFRV, via the coding sequence ATGGAGCAGCAATACCGTCAGGTCGATCAGGTCGCCACCGCCTCCCACGAAATGAGCGCCACCGCCCAGGACGTCGCCCGCAGTGCCGCGCAAGCCGCCCAGGCCGCGAAGGATGCCGACCAAGCGACTCGCCGCGGCCTGACCGTCATCGACCAGACCACCACCAGCATCGGCAACCTCGCCGCCGACATGAGCGCGGCCATGGTGCAAGTGGAAGGCCTGGCGGCCAACAGCGAGAAAATCGGTTCGGTGCTGGAAGTGATCCGCGCCATTGCCGAACAGACCAATCTGCTGGCCCTCAACGCCGCGATCGAAGCGGCCCGCGCCGGTGAGGCCGGACGAGGTTTTGCGGTGGTCGCCGATGAAGTGCGCAACCTGGCGCGACGCACCCAGGAGTCGGTTGAAGAAACCCGCGTTGTGATCGAGCAATTGCAGTGCGGCACGCAGGACGTGGTTGGCTCGATGAACAACAGCCATCGCCAGGCGCAAGGCAGCGTCGAGCAAGTGGGCCAAGCGGTGACAGCGCTGCGCCAGATCGGCGAGGCGGTGACGGTGATCAGCGACATGAACCTGCAGATTGCGTCTGCGGCCGAAGAGCAGAGCGCGGTGGCCGAGGAGATCAACAGCAACGTGGCGACGATTCGCGATGTGACGGAGTCGCTGTCGGGACAGGCGAATGAATCGGCGCGGGTGAGTCAGTCACTCAATAGCCTGGCGAATCAGCAGCAGAGTCTGATGGATCAGTTTCGCGTTTAA